A region of bacterium DNA encodes the following proteins:
- a CDS encoding HK97 gp10 family phage protein, producing the protein MKIVIDTRAFAKSKAILRKYPHLVSAGLQTAMVTMAEDVRKTAVTKLRDQGGVDSGLLMNSIAVVQVGSHHLVVGTNVAYAAAVEFGARGHWLHIDSVPGFRLWLKRHNIPGWNNRKFFYVAPKPRPYFEPAFEHGKVEAPKIVQGVMASLTAGFLT; encoded by the coding sequence GTGAAAATCGTAATCGATACCAGAGCCTTTGCCAAGAGTAAAGCGATACTGCGCAAATATCCGCACCTGGTGAGCGCTGGTTTGCAGACGGCAATGGTGACAATGGCGGAAGATGTTCGCAAGACTGCGGTAACAAAACTGCGCGATCAGGGCGGGGTCGATTCTGGTTTGTTGATGAACAGCATTGCGGTGGTGCAGGTTGGTAGTCACCATCTCGTTGTCGGCACGAATGTCGCCTATGCGGCAGCAGTTGAGTTTGGTGCGAGAGGACACTGGCTTCATATCGATTCCGTTCCCGGATTCCGGTTGTGGCTCAAGCGGCATAATATCCCGGGGTGGAACAACCGGAAGTTTTTCTATGTCGCGCCTAAACCACGACCCTATTTCGAACCGGCGTTTGAACACGGTAAGGTTGAAGCACCCAAGATTGTACAGGGTGTTATGGCATCATTAACCGCCGGATTTCTGACATGA